Proteins encoded together in one Bacteroides ovatus window:
- a CDS encoding phosphoribosylaminoimidazolecarboxamide formyltransferase, with protein MANELELKYGCNPNQKPARIFIKEGELPIEVLNGRPGYINLLDAFNSWQLVKELKEATGLPAAASFKHVSPAGAAVAVEMSDTLKKIYFVDDMKLSPLATAYARARGADRMSSYGDFIALSDTCDEETARIINREVSDGVIAPDYTPEALEILKNKRKGTYNVIKIDPAYRPAPIEHKDVFGVTFEQGRNELKIDESLLKEMPTQNKEIPADAKRDLIIALITLKYTQSNSVCYAKDGQAIGIGAGQQSRIHCTRLAGNKADIWYLRQHPKVMNLPWIEKIRRADRDNTIDVYISEDYDDVLADGIWQQFFTEKPEILTREEKRAWLDTMTGVALGSDAFFPFGDNIERAHKSGVSYIAQPGGSVRDDHVIGTCDKYNMAMAFTGIRLFHH; from the coding sequence ATGGCAAACGAACTCGAGCTGAAATACGGCTGCAACCCTAATCAAAAGCCTGCCCGTATCTTCATAAAAGAAGGCGAACTCCCCATCGAAGTATTGAATGGACGTCCCGGTTATATCAATCTATTGGATGCATTCAACAGTTGGCAACTAGTGAAAGAACTGAAAGAAGCTACCGGACTGCCGGCTGCCGCTTCTTTTAAACATGTCAGCCCTGCAGGTGCTGCTGTTGCGGTAGAAATGAGCGACACGCTGAAGAAGATTTATTTTGTCGATGACATGAAACTATCTCCATTGGCTACAGCATACGCCCGTGCACGTGGAGCAGACCGTATGTCGTCTTACGGAGACTTTATCGCATTGTCCGACACTTGTGACGAAGAAACAGCACGCATCATCAACCGTGAAGTATCCGACGGCGTCATTGCTCCTGACTATACTCCCGAAGCACTGGAGATTCTAAAGAATAAAAGAAAAGGAACCTATAATGTAATAAAGATAGATCCTGCATACCGCCCGGCTCCTATCGAACATAAAGATGTATTCGGAGTAACTTTCGAACAAGGAAGAAACGAATTGAAGATCGATGAAAGTCTTTTGAAAGAGATGCCTACGCAGAACAAGGAAATCCCGGCTGATGCAAAACGCGACTTAATCATTGCCTTAATCACTTTAAAATATACACAATCCAATTCTGTATGTTATGCCAAAGACGGACAGGCAATCGGTATTGGCGCAGGCCAACAGTCACGTATTCACTGTACGCGCCTGGCAGGAAATAAAGCAGATATCTGGTATTTACGCCAACACCCGAAAGTGATGAACTTGCCATGGATTGAAAAAATCCGTCGTGCAGACCGTGACAATACGATTGACGTTTACATTTCGGAAGATTATGACGACGTACTGGCAGACGGTATCTGGCAACAGTTCTTCACTGAAAAGCCTGAAATACTGACACGCGAAGAAAAACGGGCATGGTTGGATACGATGACAGGCGTAGCTTTAGGATCAGATGCATTCTTCCCATTCGGAGATAATATAGAACGCGCACACAAGAGTGGCGTCAGCTATATTGCACAACCGGGCGGATCAGTACGTGACGATCATGTGATTGGAACTTGCGACAAATACAATATGGCAATGGCATTTACAGGCATCCGCTTGTTCCACCATTAA
- a CDS encoding hemerythrin domain-containing protein has product MDNLQKYKPTDKMIDLISDNYSLLQVMSRFGLSLGFGDKTVKEVCELNGVDCRTFLIVVNFMAEGFSRLDGDKDDISIPALIDYLRQAHIYFLDFSLPAIRRKLIEAIDCSQDDVAFLILKFFDEYTREVRKHMDYEEKTVFKYVDSLIKGVAPKNYQISTFSKHHDQVGEKLTELKNIIIKYCPAKTNENLLNAALFDIYACEAGLESHCKVEDYIFVPAILNLERRIRENEK; this is encoded by the coding sequence ATGGATAATTTACAAAAATATAAGCCAACTGATAAGATGATTGATCTCATCAGCGATAATTATTCTTTGTTGCAAGTGATGAGTCGTTTTGGGCTTTCGTTGGGGTTCGGTGACAAGACAGTCAAGGAGGTGTGTGAACTGAATGGAGTAGACTGCCGGACCTTTCTGATTGTAGTCAACTTTATGGCTGAAGGCTTTTCCCGGCTCGATGGAGATAAAGATGATATTTCCATACCTGCATTGATTGATTATCTGCGGCAGGCACATATTTATTTTCTGGATTTTTCTCTTCCCGCTATTCGTCGTAAATTGATCGAGGCAATCGACTGTTCGCAAGACGATGTTGCTTTTCTCATCCTTAAGTTTTTCGATGAATATACACGAGAGGTGCGTAAGCACATGGATTATGAAGAGAAAACCGTATTTAAGTATGTCGATTCATTGATTAAAGGAGTTGCTCCCAAAAACTATCAGATCAGTACATTTTCCAAGCATCACGATCAGGTAGGGGAGAAATTGACAGAACTGAAAAATATCATTATTAAATATTGCCCTGCCAAAACAAATGAAAATCTTTTGAACGCGGCTCTTTTCGACATATATGCTTGCGAAGCCGGACTGGAATCTCATTGCAAGGTTGAGGACTATATTTTTGTTCCTGCTATTCTGAATTTGGAAAGGAGGATTAGGGAAAATGAAAAATAA
- a CDS encoding helix-turn-helix transcriptional regulator produces the protein MKNNEVVRIAIAETSVIIRGGLTAALKRLSNVKVQPIELLSVEALHDCVRTQCPEMLIVNPTFGDYFDVAKFREEISGKRIRLIALVTSFVDASLLGKYDESISIFDDLETLSKKIAGLLNVVSEEEEMDNQDTLSQREKEIVICVVKGMTNKEIAEKLFLSIHTVITHRRNISKKLQIHSAAGLTIYAIVNKLVALSDVKDL, from the coding sequence ATGAAAAATAACGAAGTAGTTCGAATAGCTATTGCAGAGACCTCTGTAATTATTCGTGGTGGGTTGACTGCTGCATTGAAGCGTCTTTCTAACGTAAAAGTACAACCAATAGAATTACTGTCTGTTGAAGCTTTGCACGATTGCGTCCGAACGCAATGTCCCGAGATGTTGATTGTCAATCCTACTTTTGGTGATTACTTTGATGTAGCTAAGTTTCGAGAAGAAATATCCGGTAAAAGAATACGTTTAATAGCGTTGGTTACTTCTTTTGTAGATGCTTCATTATTGGGTAAGTATGACGAGTCTATTTCGATATTCGATGATTTGGAAACTCTTTCTAAGAAAATTGCAGGTTTATTGAATGTGGTTTCCGAAGAAGAAGAGATGGATAATCAGGATACGCTTAGCCAGCGGGAAAAGGAAATCGTCATCTGTGTGGTGAAGGGAATGACAAATAAGGAAATAGCGGAAAAGCTTTTTTTGTCGATTCATACAGTGATTACACACCGAAGAAATATTAGCAAAAAATTGCAAATACATAGTGCTGCCGGTTTGACTATCTATGCTATTGTAAATAAGCTGGTTGCATTGAGCGATGTGAAAGATTTATAG
- a CDS encoding di-heme oxidoredictase family protein: MNHFLKYSFSFFCLLACSACNDDGIDILDIEIPEGYALSAGTSTIFLNSSVAYDTPADWITGAYDVRFTRGDRLYDDVRTSNNGHGGGLGPVYAGYSCGSCHRNAGRTKPSLWTEGGSGSYGFSSMLVYISRKNGAFFQDYGRVLHDQAIYGVQPEGKLSVEYTYETFSFPDGEAYTLCKPNYTISEWYAEEIKPEDLFCTVRIPLRHVGMGQMMALDPVEIEALAAKSNYPEYGISGRCNYITERGVRSLGLSGNKAQHADLTVELGFSSDMGVTNSRYPEEICEGQIQVNQGSMMGLSYDQLDVSTEEMENVDLYMQSLGVPARRNVNDPQVIKGEQNFYKAKCHLCHVTTLHTKTRGSVLLNNTQLPWLGGQTIHPYSDYLLHDMGSEIMGVGLNDNYISGLARGNEWRTTPLWGIGLQEKVNGHTYFLHDGRARNLTEAIMWHGGEGEASKNLFKNMSKEDRDALIAFLNSL, encoded by the coding sequence ATGAATCACTTTCTAAAATATTCATTCTCTTTCTTTTGCCTGTTGGCATGCTCTGCCTGTAATGATGACGGAATTGACATATTGGATATCGAGATTCCGGAGGGCTATGCTCTATCAGCCGGAACATCAACTATTTTCTTGAATTCGTCTGTTGCTTATGACACGCCTGCAGATTGGATAACAGGAGCATACGATGTACGTTTCACCCGAGGTGACAGACTATATGACGATGTACGTACAAGTAACAACGGTCATGGCGGCGGACTTGGTCCCGTTTATGCCGGTTATTCGTGCGGCAGTTGCCACCGGAATGCGGGACGTACCAAACCCTCTTTATGGACAGAGGGTGGATCGGGCAGCTATGGATTCTCTTCCATGCTAGTCTACATATCCCGTAAAAACGGAGCTTTCTTTCAAGATTATGGACGTGTGCTTCATGACCAGGCAATCTATGGAGTGCAACCGGAAGGCAAACTGTCTGTGGAATACACTTACGAGACATTTTCTTTCCCTGATGGAGAAGCCTACACACTTTGCAAACCCAATTATACTATATCTGAATGGTATGCCGAAGAAATCAAACCGGAAGATTTGTTTTGTACCGTACGTATTCCATTACGCCATGTAGGCATGGGGCAAATGATGGCACTAGATCCTGTTGAAATTGAAGCACTTGCAGCAAAAAGTAATTATCCCGAATATGGAATCAGCGGACGATGTAATTACATCACCGAACGCGGAGTAAGAAGTCTGGGATTGTCCGGCAACAAAGCTCAACATGCCGATTTAACTGTAGAATTGGGATTCTCCAGTGATATGGGCGTTACCAACAGCCGCTATCCGGAAGAAATCTGTGAAGGACAAATACAAGTAAACCAAGGTAGCATGATGGGGCTTTCTTACGACCAACTGGATGTCAGCACAGAAGAGATGGAAAACGTAGATCTCTATATGCAAAGTCTTGGTGTTCCCGCCCGGCGTAATGTAAACGATCCGCAAGTAATCAAAGGGGAACAGAACTTCTATAAAGCCAAATGTCATCTCTGTCATGTGACCACTTTACACACTAAGACACGTGGTAGTGTTTTATTAAATAATACTCAACTCCCGTGGTTAGGCGGTCAAACGATTCACCCTTATTCTGATTATCTATTACATGATATGGGTTCTGAAATTATGGGAGTCGGACTGAACGACAACTATATAAGCGGGCTGGCACGTGGAAACGAATGGCGTACTACCCCTCTTTGGGGAATCGGCTTACAAGAAAAGGTCAACGGACATACTTATTTCTTGCATGACGGACGTGCCCGCAATCTGACAGAAGCCATCATGTGGCATGGCGGAGAAGGAGAAGCATCAAAGAACTTATTTAAGAATATGAGTAAGGAAGACCGGGATGCGCTGATTGCATTTTTAAATTCACTTTAA
- a CDS encoding porin produces the protein MKRFIIIAMLTAIMPLAAMAQHEEDTENGVVSLAGREGFTIETKKGDFVFKPYLLVQTSANLNWYDDEGLDKAYNQDNIANSGFSVPYAVLGFTGKAFDKVSFNLSINAAASGGALLQQAWFDVQLKKQFAIRVGKFKTPFSHAYLTTLGETLLPSLPVSLTAPVILPYSLNAVTPNIGTGFDLGVEIHGLVADKFGYEIGLFNGTGAAVNTATKTFSDDWHIPSLLYAGRFTYMPKGVMPATQGNPNRLNEDKIMFGISTSINVESENESTNDYRAGLEFAMLKNKLYLGAEVYYMNVGFTKRQKISESYNYLGGYVQGGYFVAPRLQAAARYDFFNRNGMDTNGFLNMPAVGMNYFFKNCNLKLQAMYQYIARKGHDTQLDRDNDDLGLAVHSASILLQYTF, from the coding sequence ATGAAGAGATTTATAATCATTGCCATGCTGACTGCCATAATGCCTTTGGCCGCTATGGCACAACATGAAGAAGATACAGAAAATGGTGTAGTATCATTAGCTGGAAGAGAAGGATTCACTATCGAAACCAAGAAAGGAGATTTTGTATTCAAACCCTATTTGCTCGTACAGACCAGTGCAAACCTCAATTGGTACGACGATGAAGGACTGGATAAAGCATACAATCAAGATAACATAGCCAACTCCGGATTTTCAGTTCCTTACGCCGTACTCGGATTCACCGGAAAGGCTTTCGATAAAGTATCTTTCAACCTTTCCATAAATGCGGCAGCCAGTGGAGGCGCATTACTTCAACAAGCCTGGTTTGATGTTCAACTGAAAAAGCAGTTTGCCATCCGGGTCGGTAAATTCAAAACTCCGTTTTCACATGCCTACCTGACAACACTGGGAGAAACATTGTTACCTAGTTTGCCAGTATCACTGACTGCTCCCGTTATCCTCCCCTATTCTTTGAATGCGGTAACACCCAATATTGGCACCGGATTCGATTTAGGTGTAGAGATTCACGGTTTGGTAGCTGATAAATTCGGGTATGAAATCGGTTTATTCAACGGTACGGGTGCAGCGGTAAATACAGCAACAAAAACATTTAGTGATGACTGGCACATTCCGTCTTTACTGTACGCCGGACGTTTCACCTATATGCCTAAAGGAGTGATGCCCGCTACACAGGGAAATCCGAACAGGCTGAATGAAGACAAAATCATGTTTGGTATTTCTACCTCTATCAATGTAGAAAGTGAAAATGAAAGTACCAATGATTATCGTGCCGGATTGGAGTTTGCAATGCTAAAGAACAAACTTTACCTGGGTGCTGAAGTCTATTATATGAATGTTGGCTTCACAAAAAGACAAAAGATTTCCGAGTCATATAATTACCTGGGCGGCTATGTACAAGGTGGTTACTTCGTTGCCCCCCGTCTGCAAGCAGCTGCACGCTATGATTTCTTCAACCGTAACGGAATGGACACCAATGGTTTTCTAAATATGCCAGCCGTGGGTATGAACTATTTTTTCAAGAACTGTAATCTGAAGTTACAAGCGATGTACCAGTATATTGCCCGTAAAGGTCATGATACCCAACTTGATCGGGATAACGACGATTTAGGTTTGGCAGTACATTCGGCCAGTATTCTACTCCAGTATACATTCTAA
- a CDS encoding DUF2023 family protein, whose amino-acid sequence MATERIIPGEIRIFLNHIYEFKKGVRNMVLYTMSKEHEEFAIRRLKNQKISYMIQEVGTNKINLFFGKAECMEAMRHIIIRPLNQLTAEEDFILGAMLGYDLCQQCKRYCSKKEGIKMAV is encoded by the coding sequence ATGGCAACTGAAAGAATCATCCCCGGCGAAATCCGAATTTTTCTTAATCATATTTATGAGTTTAAGAAAGGCGTACGCAACATGGTACTTTACACAATGAGTAAAGAGCACGAAGAATTTGCCATCCGCCGATTGAAAAATCAAAAGATCAGTTATATGATACAGGAAGTAGGTACCAATAAAATCAACCTGTTTTTTGGAAAGGCAGAATGTATGGAAGCCATGCGGCACATCATCATCCGTCCTTTAAACCAACTGACTGCTGAAGAAGATTTTATTTTAGGAGCCATGCTGGGATATGACCTTTGCCAGCAATGCAAACGATATTGCAGTAAAAAAGAAGGTATAAAGATGGCAGTTTAA
- a CDS encoding Rid family hydrolase, translating to MNNKKQQNIQSEKTLTEIFKYNAGGEASEYHIIIHSTKPEDTYEEQLNAVLNTYDYLLTQELKGAVAILKRYFLSDAANQADTLLALTTEGSDCALSIVEQPPLDGTKIALWVYLLTDVQTQVLHNGLFEVKHSAYRHFWGGSAFNRAANSEYQTRLLLNDYVMQLMEQGCKLADNCIRTWFFVQNVDVNYAGVVKARNEVFVTQNLTEKTHYISSTGIDGRHADPKVLVQMDTYAVAGLQPEQIHFLYAPTHLNPTYEYGVSFERGTYVDYGDRRQVFISGTASINNKGEVVYPGNIRKQTERMWENVETLLKEADCTFEDLGQMIVYLRDIADYAVVKAMYDKRFPHTPKVFVHAPVCRPGWLIEMECMGVKECKNKEYAPF from the coding sequence ATGAACAACAAAAAACAACAGAATATTCAGTCTGAAAAGACGCTAACAGAGATTTTTAAATATAATGCAGGAGGAGAAGCTTCAGAGTATCATATTATCATTCATTCTACTAAACCGGAAGATACATACGAAGAACAGCTGAATGCAGTATTAAACACCTACGATTATTTACTTACCCAAGAATTGAAAGGAGCAGTTGCCATCCTCAAACGTTATTTCCTTAGTGACGCTGCCAATCAGGCAGATACACTACTGGCATTGACAACCGAAGGTTCGGACTGCGCACTTTCCATTGTGGAACAGCCCCCGCTGGACGGAACAAAAATAGCCTTATGGGTTTACCTGTTGACAGATGTACAGACACAAGTCTTACATAACGGGCTTTTTGAGGTGAAACACAGTGCCTATCGCCACTTCTGGGGCGGTAGTGCATTCAATCGTGCCGCCAATTCGGAATACCAGACCCGTCTATTATTGAACGACTATGTGATGCAACTCATGGAACAAGGTTGTAAACTGGCAGACAATTGTATCCGTACATGGTTTTTCGTGCAAAATGTAGATGTGAATTATGCCGGAGTAGTGAAAGCACGTAATGAAGTTTTCGTCACCCAAAACCTGACAGAAAAAACACATTATATTTCCAGCACAGGCATCGACGGCCGGCATGCCGACCCGAAAGTACTGGTACAAATGGATACTTACGCCGTAGCAGGACTGCAACCGGAACAGATTCATTTCCTCTATGCTCCTACCCATCTGAACCCAACTTATGAATATGGAGTAAGCTTTGAACGTGGCACGTATGTAGATTATGGCGACCGCCGACAGGTATTTATTTCAGGAACGGCAAGTATCAACAACAAAGGCGAAGTGGTATATCCCGGCAACATCCGCAAACAGACAGAACGAATGTGGGAGAATGTGGAAACCCTGTTGAAAGAAGCGGACTGCACGTTTGAAGATTTGGGACAAATGATTGTATATCTGCGTGACATAGCCGACTATGCAGTTGTTAAAGCAATGTATGACAAACGTTTCCCACATACTCCTAAAGTATTTGTTCATGCTCCGGTATGCCGTCCCGGATGGTTGATTGAGATGGAATGTATGGGAGTGAAAGAATGTAAGAATAAGGAATACGCTCCATTTTAA
- the fldA gene encoding flavodoxin FldA: MNKIGVFYGSTTGTTEDLARRIAEKLDVPSADVFDVSKLTEALVNEYDVLVLGSSTWGAGELQDDWYDGVKVLKKCDLSHKSVALFGCGDSDSYSDTFCDAIGILYEDLKDTHCKFCGATDTAGYTFDSSIAVVDGKFVGLPLDEVNEDSKTDERISAWAEQVKQEIS; encoded by the coding sequence ATGAATAAAATTGGTGTATTTTATGGTTCCACAACAGGAACAACAGAAGACCTTGCCCGTCGAATTGCAGAGAAATTAGATGTACCATCGGCAGATGTATTTGATGTATCCAAGCTAACAGAGGCATTAGTCAATGAATATGATGTATTGGTGCTCGGCTCTTCCACATGGGGAGCAGGCGAACTTCAAGATGACTGGTACGATGGAGTAAAAGTTTTAAAGAAGTGTGATTTATCCCACAAATCTGTAGCCCTGTTCGGTTGCGGCGACTCTGACTCGTATAGCGACACATTCTGTGACGCAATAGGTATTCTTTATGAAGATCTGAAAGATACTCACTGCAAATTCTGTGGAGCAACAGATACTGCAGGCTATACCTTCGATTCTTCCATTGCCGTCGTAGACGGTAAGTTTGTAGGTCTTCCACTTGACGAAGTCAACGAAGATAGCAAAACAGACGAACGTATCAGCGCATGGGCCGAACAAGTGAAACAAGAAATTAGCTAA
- a CDS encoding imelysin family protein: protein MMKTKFFYVAALILGLAFTTTSCSSDDDNPTVDPANIDYTPENASSWHNYMRNVAALLKTDATNLYNAWNSSYKGGESYASLFKAHSGSPYASALSCVEEIVDKCAEIANEVGTAKIGDPYNLYKAGNTEEALYAVESWYSWHSRDDYTNNIYSIRNAYYGSLDGNINANSLSTVIAGANSSLDTKIKNAIQKAAKAIQDIPQPFRNHIPSNETVAAMDACAELESILKNDLKSYIANNSNNINTDAVLNPVVTQYVDAVVVPTYKSLKEKNDALYNAVIVLADNPSNSAFETACDAWITAREPWEKSEAFLFGPVDEMGLDPNMDSWPLDQNAIVQILNSQSWSDLEWSEGDDEAAVESAQNVRGFHTLEFLLYKNGEPRKVQ from the coding sequence ATGATGAAAACAAAATTCTTTTATGTCGCAGCCCTAATATTGGGATTAGCATTCACAACAACTTCTTGCAGCAGTGATGATGACAACCCAACAGTAGATCCTGCCAATATTGATTACACTCCTGAAAACGCATCAAGCTGGCATAACTACATGAGAAATGTAGCAGCACTTCTAAAAACAGATGCAACCAATCTCTACAACGCATGGAATTCAAGCTATAAAGGAGGTGAAAGCTATGCTTCCCTGTTCAAGGCTCATAGTGGCTCTCCTTACGCAAGCGCCTTGAGCTGTGTGGAAGAAATCGTGGATAAATGCGCGGAAATTGCCAATGAAGTCGGTACTGCCAAAATTGGTGACCCATACAACTTGTATAAAGCCGGAAATACTGAAGAAGCATTATATGCTGTGGAATCCTGGTACAGCTGGCATTCTCGTGATGACTATACCAATAACATTTATTCCATCCGGAATGCATATTACGGTTCTTTAGACGGTAATATAAATGCTAATTCTTTATCTACTGTTATCGCCGGTGCTAATTCATCATTAGATACCAAGATAAAGAATGCTATCCAAAAAGCGGCAAAAGCCATTCAGGATATTCCGCAACCTTTCCGTAATCATATTCCCAGTAACGAAACGGTAGCAGCTATGGATGCTTGTGCAGAGCTGGAAAGTATACTGAAGAATGACTTAAAATCCTATATTGCAAATAATAGCAACAATATCAATACGGACGCAGTACTTAATCCTGTAGTAACACAATATGTAGATGCAGTAGTAGTGCCTACCTACAAAAGTTTGAAAGAAAAAAATGACGCTCTCTACAATGCAGTAATAGTCCTTGCAGACAATCCGTCAAATAGTGCTTTTGAAACAGCTTGTGATGCTTGGATCACTGCCCGTGAACCATGGGAAAAGAGCGAAGCTTTCTTATTCGGTCCGGTAGACGAAATGGGACTTGATCCTAACATGGACAGCTGGCCTTTGGATCAGAATGCTATTGTACAAATACTGAATTCTCAAAGTTGGAGTGATCTCGAATGGAGTGAAGGTGATGATGAAGCTGCTGTCGAATCGGCACAAAATGTACGCGGTTTCCACACATTGGAATTCCTTCTCTACAAAAACGGTGAACCACGTAAAGTACAATAA